One segment of Urocitellus parryii isolate mUroPar1 chromosome 5, mUroPar1.hap1, whole genome shotgun sequence DNA contains the following:
- the LOC144254843 gene encoding 5'-AMP-activated protein kinase catalytic subunit alpha-1 yields MRRLSSWRKMATAEKQKHDGRVKIGHYILGDTLGVGTFGKVKVGKHELTGHKVAVKILNRQKIRSLDVVGKIRREIQNLKLFRHPHIIKLYQVISTPSDIFMVMEYVSGGELFDYICKNGRLDEKESRRLFQQILSGVDYCHRHMVVHRDLKPENVLLDAHMNAKIADFGLSNMMSDGEFLRTSCGSPNYAAPEVISGRLYAGPEVDIWSSGVILYALLCGTLPFDDDHVPTLFKKICDGIFYTPQYLNPSVISLLKHMLQVDPMKRATIKDIREHEWFKQDLPKYLFPEDPSYSSTMIDDEALKEVCEKFECSEEEVLSCLYNRNHQDPLAVAYHLIIDNRRIMNEAKDFYLATSPPDSFLDDHHLTRPHPERVPFLVAETPRARHTLDELNPQKSKHQGVRKAKWHLGIRSQSRPNDIMAEVCRAIKQLDYEWKVVNPYYLRVRRKNPVTSTYSKMSLQLYQVDSRTYLLDFRSIDDEITEAKSGTATPQRSGSISNYRSCQRNDSDAEAQGKSSEVSLTSSVTSLDSSPVELTPRPGSHTIEFFEMCANLIKILAQ; encoded by the coding sequence ATGCGCAGACTCAGTTCCTGGAGAAAGATGGCGACAGCCGAGAAGCAGAAACACGACGGGCGGGTGAAGATCGGCCACTACATCCTGGGAGACACGCTGGGCGTCGGCACCTTCGGCAAAGTGAAGGTTGGTAAACATGAATTGACTGGGCATAAAGTTGCTGTGAAGATACTCAATCGACAGAAGATTCGAAGCCTGGATGTGGTGGGAAAGATCCGCAGAGAAATTCAAAACCTCAAGCTTTTCAGGCATCCTCATATAATTAAGCTGTACCAGGTCATCAGTACACCATCTGATATTTTCATGGTGATGGAATATGTCTCAGGAGGAGAGCTATTTGATTATATCTGTAAAAATGGAAGGCTGGATGAAAAAGAAAGTCGACGTCTGTTCCAACAAATCCTTTCTGGTGTGGATTACTGTCACAGGCATATGGTAGTACATAGAGATTTGAAACCTGAAAATGTCCTGCTTGATGCACACATGAATGCAAAGATAGCTGATTTTGGTCTTTCAAACATGATGTCAGATGGTGAATTTTTAAGAACAAGTTGTGGCTCACCCAACTATGCTGCACCAGAAGTAATTTCAGGAAGATTATATGCAGGTCCAGAGGTAGACATATGGAGCAGTGGGGTCATTCTCTATGCTTTATTGTGTGGAACCCTTCCATTTGATGATGATCATGTGCCAACTCTTTTTAAGAAGATATGTGATGGGATTTTTTATACTCCTCAGTATTTAAATCCTTCTGTGATTAGCCTTTTGAAACATATGCTGCAGGTGGATCCCATGAAGAGGGCCACGATAAAAGATATCAGGGAGCATGAATGGTTTAAACAGGACCTTCCAAAATATCTCTTCCCTGAGGATCCGTCATATAGCTCAACCATGATTGATGATGAAGCCTTAAAAGAAGTGTGTGAAAAATTTGAATGCTCAGAAGAGGAGGTTCTTAGCTGCCTTTATAACAGAAATCACCAGGACCCTTTGGCCGTTGCCTACCACCTTATCATAGATAATAGGAGAATAATGAATGAAGCCAAAGATTTCTACTTGGCAACAAGCCCACCTGATTCTTTTCTTGATGATCACCATTTAACTCGACCCCATCCAGAAAGAGTGCCATTCTTGGTTGCTGAAACACCAAGGGCACGACATACTCTGGATGAATTAAATCCACAGAAATCCAAACACCAAGGTGTAAGGAAAGCAAAATGGCATTTGGGAATTAGAAGTCAAAGTAGGCCAAATGATATCATGGCAGAAGTATGTAGAGCAATTAAACAACTGGATTATGAATGGAAGGTTGTAAACCCTTATTATTTGCGCGTacgaaggaagaatcctgtgacAAGCACATACTCCAAAATGAGTCTACAGTTATACCAAGTGGATAGTAGAACTTACTTACTGGATTTCCGTAGTATCGATGATGAAATTACAGAAGCCAAATCAGGTACTGCTACTCCACAGAGATCGGGATCAATTAGCAACTATCGATCCTGCCAAAGGAATGACTCAGATGCTGAGGCTCAAGGAAAATCCTCAGAAGTTTCTCTTACCTCATCTGTGACCTCACTTGACTCGTCTCCTGTTGAGTTAACTCCAAGACCTGGAAGTCACACAATAGAATTTTTTGAAATGTGTGCAAATCTAATTAAAATTCTTGCACAGTAA